The sequence below is a genomic window from Rhinopithecus roxellana isolate Shanxi Qingling chromosome 7, ASM756505v1, whole genome shotgun sequence.
CTGGGAATGTCAGTCACGCCCCAGACCTGCTCAGCTCCCCCACACTGCTGTTCCTATATCTGAGAGCTTCAAGTCCCCAAATGGCCTACCTAatacatggggaaactgaggcctggggaggCCCAGGGACTGAGCTAGCATTCACTTGTGGAAATAGTCTGGCATCACCTGCAGAAGTTAGAGACATGCAAACCCTACACCCTCAGATTCCCCTCTGAGAGTCTGTGTGCCGATGTAGACTCCCGCACAGGAGATGTGTGCGGGAACGAACACTGCAGTGTTGCTCCCAATAGCAAGAACCAGAAACAGCTCAAAGGCCTGTTACAGGAGAATGTGGACACCCAGGCTGCACATGCACACCACTGAATGCTGTATGGCagtggaaataaatgaacagCTACTGCTACAGGCAAGCAGGAATCATAGCAACAGCTGAGAGCGAAGGCATGGAGAGACGAGAACGTGCACTCACACCCGGCCTGCCTGGCTCCCACTCCGGGCAAAGGgatcagaacagtgcctggcacacacgtTAAGTGCTATGTGAGTGTTAAGATAAAACTAGGATGTCCAGTGGGGAGAAAGCAAGCCTTTGAAGATTATGTGCTTTTACAAACTTCAAGTGCAATGAAAACTAAACAAGATGTTGTTCAGGCATTCATATATGATATaaagttcctttctttttttttttttttttttttttttgagacggagtctcgctctagcccgggctggagtgcagtggctggatctcggctcactgcaagctccgcctcccgggtttacgccattctcctgcctcagcctccggagcagctgggactacaggcgcccgccacctcgcccggctagttttttgtattttttagtagagacggggtttcaccgtgttagccaggatggtctcgatctcctgacctcgtgatccgcccgtctcggcctcccaaagtgctgggattacaggcttgagccaccgcgcccggcctaaagttcctttctttaaaaaagggatgcgctgggcacggtggctcatgcctgtaatcccagcactttgggaggccaaggagggcggatcatgaggtcaagaaatcgagaccatcctggccaacatggtgaaaccctgtctctactaaaactacaaaaaagttagctgggcgtggtggtgcgtgcctgtagtcccagctactcaggaggctgaagcaggagaatcacttgaacctgggaggcggaggttgcagtgagctgagatcgcgtcaccgcactctagcctggcgacagagtgagactccatctcaaaaaaaaaaaaaaaaagatgatgagcAGAAAGTAATTTGGGAGCTGCAGGGAGGCAAGGGTAAGGGATGGGGAAGTGAACCAGAGGCATATGTGTCATTGGCAGTGTCTAAGCACTCAGGATAGGCGTGGATCACAGGGGCTCACTCTGTAATAAAAGGaaaagggtttttgttgttgctgtttttgagacaagagtcttgctctgtcatcatccaggctggagtgcagtggtgcaatctcagctcactgcaacctccacctcccgggttcaagcgattctcctacctcagcctcctgagcagctaggactacaggtgcatgccgccatgcctggctaatttttctgttttttagtggaaatggagttttgccatgttgcccagactggtctcgaactcctgacctcaagtgatctgctcgccttggcctcccaaagtgctgggattacaggtgtgagctactgtccCCAGCGAAAAGGAAAAGTTTTAGTGTAGTAACCCTTCAGGACTAGGGGCCTCGGGCTTCAGCCTCAGGCTACCTGGGTGCTTTAGGAAGGAGGCCACCCAGGCCCATGGCTACTCCTTGCCACAGGGTGCCCTGCACACAGATGTGCTGCCAATGGCTAAGCTCTCACTGCCAGCCAGAGGGAAGAGGGTCTGAGCCAGTCAGAAGGAGATGGGCCTCAGAGAgtaagaaaggagaaggaggaccCAAGCTGATCCAAAAGATGGGTCTAAGCAGTCAAGTGGAGGAAGGTTCCAATCTGATGGTAGAGGGCCCAAGCTCGGCCTAATGAGGAGGAGGCCAGGCCCACCAAGGGGCCCCTGGAGGACTTGTTTCCCTTGTCCCTTGTGGTTTTTTGCACTTCCTGTTCCCTTGCTGCTCACTGCGGAAGTTCCTCTTCTTACCCTGCACCCAGAGCCTCACCAGAGAAGACGAGGGCAGAAAGCACCATGAGTGGGGGCCCAATGGGAGGAAGGCCTGGGGGCCGAGGAGCACCAGCGGTTCAACAGAACATACCCTCCACCCTCCTCCAGGACCACGAGAACCAGCGACTCTTTGAGATGCTTGGACGAAAATGCTTGGTGAGCTGGGGATCTCCTGCCCCCGCCCGTCCCCaccatttcttcctcttcctctcctccttctctctcttcccctcctcctgctcctcctttccctctccatCATCTTCTCTCCTAGACTCTCCTGTTATCATCCACCCTCCCCAGGAAGATCTCAATGTCTACTTGCCTTCCCTCTGGCTGCAGCTCTTCCTTCGGGCCCATGACTGTCATGAGGCAGGAAGGACCAGGTCTGGCTCCAAGACCTTGTGGCTACCCCTGACCAGACTCCACTGACCCCTGCTTTCCCCTCCCAGACGCTGGCCACTGCAGTTGTTCAGCTGTATCTGGCGCTGCCCCCTGGAGCTGAGCACTGGACCAAGGAGCATTGTGGGGCTGTGTGCTTCGTGAAGGATAACCCCCAGAAGTCCTACTTCATTCGCCTTTACGGCCTTCAGGTGACCCCCATCCCCCGCCCCCGACTGGACTTGCAAGCCAGTTCTCAACCCACAAACCCAGATCTGTGTCCATATGTGTCCACAGTCCCAAGACCTCAGACCTGATCAGTGAATCCCTGAGCCCCAGAACCAAAGACTCATCCAGATGGCAAACTCTGGCTTGCCTTTCTAAGTCTGCAATGACTGGCCCCAGTCTCCATATCAAGATCTCTAAAGCCCCCAGTATTAGTCTGCTGCCTAAGCCTAATCTTTTCCACAAATTCCAATAAATGAGCACTGTATTTGTACCTGAACCTCAAATCTATTCTAAACTCAACATTTTGCATCCCAGGAATCTCTCATCAAAACTCCTGAACCCCAGATGTTTGCCAAGCTCCTAAGTCATAAATCTGTTCAACAAACCCCAAAGTTGAATATTCCATTGATCCTTGAACTCCAAATCTGTCCTTTTAAATCCACAGCACAGACCCCAGAATTCCCATATTAAAATTCCTGAACACTCAAATACCGAGGTAGTTCTTAAGCAAAAAGTCTTTTCCACAATTCCCCGACCTGAACTTTCTAGGTTTAAGCCCCAAATTCATCCTTCTAAACCCATAAAGACGGACCCAGCATAACTTCCAGATTCCAAGGCTGTCAAATATTCACCAAACTCCTAAGCCATAACTCTTCTCCACAAACCCCAAATTGCACTTACTTTAGCTGGACCCTCCGCAAAACTCCCAAGTCTATGTGTCTGAACTTCAAATCTCACCTCCAACTCCCAAATACTAGAATCCTACCTGTCATGAATTGGGGCTGGGGTGGCGGGGGAGGGCATGGATTGAATCTATGAATGAGCCTCAACTTCCTAAGACTAGAGTCCTAAATTATGAAATTCAAGCTCCCCAGTCTCACATCTAGGGCCCCGAACCCCAAATCCAAACCTCTCACAAAAGTGTATGGCTCCCAGACTATACTCCACATCCACACCCTTAGATCCCAGCTCTCTGGTGTTGAGCTGGAAATCTCCAAACCAGACTATGAGGCCCCCAAATCCAGACACCCTGCTCCCTGCCCAGCTAACAAAGGCCTGCCACCCCCGGTGTGCCTCAGTGCCACTGTGCCTCCCACCCTACACCTCTCCAGGCTGGTCGGCTGCTCTGGGAACAGGAGCTGTACTCACAGCTTGTctactccacccccacccccttctTCCACACCTTCGCTGGAGATGTAAGTGACCAACCAGCCCTCGAGCCTCACTTGGGGTGTGGAGAGGAGATGGGAAAGCTGTGGggggacctgggaggtggatgacCCCAAGATATGTGCAGGACTGCCAAGCGGGGCTGAACTTTGCAGACGAGGGCGAGGCCCAGGCCTTCCGGGCCCTGGTGCAGGAGAAGATACAAAAAAGGAATCAGAGGCAAAGTGGAGGTGAGGAGGCCACAGGGGAGGAAAGGAAGTTGGGCAGAGGTGAGTGCAAGCGTGGGGAACTAGAAAAGTTCCCTCTCATGGTCCTGGCTCCCAATCCATCTGTCTATCCACAGACAGACGCCAgctacccccaccaccaccaccagccaaTGAAGGTGAGAACTCTAGTGCAAGTAGCAGTAATAAGGGGCTAGCCCAGGAACCTGTGGCAGGGTTGTGATAGCTCTCTACACATTCTATCTTcccagagagaagaggagggctTCCACCCCTGCCCCCGCACCCAGGTGGAGACCAAGGAGGTGCGTGCTGACTCTTCCCTGTGTCtctggatggatgggtgggtaggtggaagAGTGGATGGAGGAATGAGCAGTTGGATGGGTGCGtaagtgggtgaatggatgggtagatggatgggtatGTGGATGGACGAGTGGGTGCATGGATGTGTGGAtcgatggatgggtggatggattggTGGTAGATGGCTGAGTGGAGGGATGAATTGATGGGAGGATAAAAGTCTAAGTAGATAGATGCATAGGTGAATGGGTAtgtggataaatgaatgaaaaggtaGATGGATGACTGAGTAAattagtgaatgagtgaatgaatgaacaatgaaTAAACGACTAAATGACAAATTTCAGTCAGTGAAGAAAGCATGATTGAATGAATACAAgagtaaatgaaaattttaacaaattcatTAGTCAATGAGCCAGTGAATGATAAAGCATGagggaatgaaaaaaatgaatgaatcagtgaatgTATGAATTGTTTGCGGGATCCACCCACTTCTCCATAAACCCTACTTGAACCCTTCACCCACAACCTCTATGGccatccaacacacacacagatttcccCCAAGGCTTCCGTTTCTTGCCCCTGTGCTTTGGTTGGTTGGTAAATGGGTCAATGAGCCAACCACCCTATTTTCCCCACAGGCCCTCCGGTGGGTCCGCTCTCCCTGGGGCTGGCGACAGTGGACATCCAGAACCCTGACATCACGAGTTCACGATACCGTGGGCTCCCAGCACCTGGACCTAGCCCAGCTGATAAGAAACGCTCAGGGAAGAAGAAGATCAGCAAAGCTGATATTGGTGCACCCAGTGGATTCAAGTGAGAACCAGTCCCCAGTGGGCCCACAGATTCCTGGGGGCAGAGGGGCAAATGAACAAGTGGACAGCTGAGTGGATGGAAGGAAGAGCAGATGGCTGGGTGGCTGAGTGGGTAAATGAGTGGACGGATGGGTAGGTGCAGGGCTGGGTCTAGGGAGAGGTAAATAAGGCACCAAGGGtacaaaatttaaggaggcactCACACTCAGAGGCATGTAACTGTAATTCCTGACTCTGAGAGTGAGTGACTCACTTAAATTTTGCACCCTAGGCACCTCACTTGCCTCACCCTGGGCCCATTCTGGGTGGGCTGTTAGGGGAGCAGGTGGGTGGgcaagtgaatgaatggatagatagatgagaCAGATGATGGATGAGGGGGGCTGGTGGgtaggtgggtgagtggatgggtggatggatggatggatggatggataaataaatggatgaatgaatgggttgAAGAATGAATGGGTAAGTGGTTGGACGGACAGGTTGATGGGTGGATGGGTTGATGGGAGGTgcgtgggtagatggatgggtgagtggatgagtgTGTGGACAGATTGATATGCAGGCTGATTGGCTCACAGACAAGGTGGATGGGGATGGCAGACAAGGTGGATGGGGATGGTACAGGTAGACAGATATGTGGATGAATGGACAGTTCAATGGATAAGTGAACAGAAATGTGTGGTTGCATGGGTAGaaaaatgagtgaatggatagatggaaagGTGGGCGcatgggtaggtggatgggtggatggacaaGTGTGTGTGAGGACAGATTGGTGGACAAATGGGTGAACAGACATACATGGGCAGATAGTTGCAGAGACAGATGTATGGACAGATCAGTAGTCCAACAGATGAATGTGAATGAATAGGTGGACAAATGCATGGGTGAATAGATGGGGAAagagggatgggtggatggatcaGCACCACAAACTATGAAGCCCTTCTAATTCCATAACTGCTGCccatactcattcattcattcagcctcATTCATTAATTCTGGCCCCTCAGAGTCTCTCTGGGCAGGAGAGGGCAAGAGGGCTTCACTacgaaaggagggaaggaagggcagTGGGGATTCACTGGAGTCTCTTCACCTCTCCCAGGCATGTCACCCATGTGGGGTGGGACCCCCAGAATGGATTTGACGTGAGTAACTTCAGAGTCTCTTGGACTCCACTAAACTTCCGCCCACCCTTCCAAAGACCACTGCTGAGACCCCACCCCCAGACCGTGCCCTTCCCACACCCACCCCTCTCAGATCCCTTGCTGGGATGAACCCAACGACAATCTGTGTCGCTGCTCTCCTCGCCTTATTCCTCTACTCCCGCCCCTGGCCTTTTTCCTCCTGGGCAGGTGAACAACCTCGACCCAGATCTGCGGAGTCTGTTCTCCAGGGCAGGAATCAGCGAGGCCCAGCTCACCGATGCTGAGACCTCTAAACTTATCTACGACTTCATTGAGGACCAGGGTGGGCTGGAGGCTGTGCGGCAGGAGATGAGGCGCCAGGGTGAGCCCCTGCTTCCATATGTTCCCTTCTCCAGCCCTAGCAGCTCATAGCTAAGAGATTCACTAAGTCACTCAGTCCTTATGGGAGCACCTATACTGCTTCAGTCAGGAGTTGGTCAGTGGGGgtacccattttacaaatgagcaaaactgaggctcagaagaaaTCAGAGTTACAGCTATGTGTTATACTCCCTCCACAGAGCCACTTCCGCCGCCCCCACCGCCATCTCGAGGAGGGAACCAGCCCCCTCGGCCCCCTATTGTGGGGGGTAACAAGGGTCGTTCTGGTCCACTGCCCCCTGTACCTTTGGGGgttgccccacccccaccaacgCCCCGGggacccccacccccaggccgaGGGGgccctccaccaccaccccctCCAGCTACTGGACGTTCTggaccaccacccccaccaccccctgGAGCTGGGGGGCCACCcatgccaccaccaccaccaccaccaccaccaccgccacccaGCTCCGGGAATGGACCAGCCCCTCCCCTACTCCCTCCTGCTCTGGTGCCTGCGGGGGGCCTGGCCCCTGGTGGGGGTCGGGGAGCACTTTTGGATCAAATCCGGCAGGGAATTCAGCTGAACAAGGTGAGGACAGGTAGGATGGAAGATTGGGGGTCTGGAACTCTGGGGTACCTGTGTAAGTCAGGATACCGGAGGGCTGAGGCCAGGACTGAGGAGAGTTCCAGGCCTTGGGGATTCAGTGATAGGGTGGAAAGGTTGGTGGGAAGCCTTGAAGGGTACTGGAGTGTGTGGGAGGGAAAATATTGATGGAGGGGTGGGGAGAAATGCTCCTTTCCCAGGCCCTGAGCCCTCTGTGCTGACCCCTGCCTGCTGCAGACCCCTGGGGCCCCAGAGAGCTCAGCgctgcagcccccacctcagAGCTCAGAGGGACTGGTGGGGGCCCTAATGCACGTGATGCAGAAGAGGAGCAGAGCCATCCACTCCTCCGGTGAGCTGATCCTACCAGGGCCTCAAACCTGGCTCCCAGGGCTAGCACTGGCCTCAGAACAATCCCAGCAGTCACCACCCATAGTGACATCAGCCCCATCTGTTGACAGCATTAACATGAATCTTGTGTCAGCCTCCTTTTTGACAAAGTTAACATTAAGTCATTATGTGACAATAACATAATTAACTCCAACTTTGAcaataatattaacattaatgCCAGGGTGTGTCCACAATATTAATGTCATTCCCACACGTTCAGTACTATTAACATCAGCTggcagggcatgatggctcatgcctgtaatccaggaactttgggaggccaaggcaggaggatcgcttgagcccaggagttcgagaccagcctgggcaatatagtgagacctcgtttcCATAAAAACTAAATTCAAAAACAAGTAGTtgagcatagtggtgtgtgcctgtggtcccagctacttgggaggctgaggtgggaggattgcttgagcctgggaggtcaaggcagcagttatccatgattgtgccactgcactccagcctttttttttcctcaaaaaaaaaaaaaagaaaaaaaaaatcaacccattATGTGATGACAATATTATGAAGAACACCATTGTtgacaatattaattttaattccaTGTGTCAACAGATTTACATTAACTCATTATGAGATAATACAatctaatctttttaaaaacatttttgagacagggtctcgctctgtgtcccaggctggagtacagtggtgcaatcatggctcactgcaggctcaacctcccaggctcaagcaatcctcccacctcagctcccaaagttgctgggactacaggtgtgtgccaccatacccggctaatttttggtgcTTTTTTGGTAGTGATGAGCTCTCACTACCAAGCTCTCACTactctcatgttgcccaggctgctctgcaactcctggcctcaagcgatctgcctgcctcagcctcccagagtgctgggattacaggcatgagccaccacgacggGCTGTTAACCTAATCTTTTTATAATAATGTTA
It includes:
- the WAS gene encoding wiskott-Aldrich syndrome protein isoform X2, which encodes MSGGPMGGRPGGRGAPAVQQNIPSTLLQDHENQRLFEMLGRKCLTLATAVVQLYLALPPGAEHWTKEHCGAVCFVKDNPQKSYFIRLYGLQDCQAGLNFADEGEAQAFRALVQEKIQKRNQRQSGDRRQLPPPPPPANEERRGGLPPLPPHPGGDQGGPPVGPLSLGLATVDIQNPDITSSRYRGLPAPGPSPADKKRSGKKKISKADIGAPSGFKHVTHVGWDPQNGFDVNNLDPDLRSLFSRAGISEAQLTDAETSKLIYDFIEDQGGLEAVRQEMRRQEPLPPPPPPSRGGNQPPRPPIVGGNKGRSGPLPPVPLGVAPPPPTPRGPPPPGRGGPPPPPPPATGRSGPPPPPPPGAGGPPMPPPPPPPPPPPPSSGNGPAPPLLPPALVPAGGLAPGGGRGALLDQIRQGIQLNKTPGAPESSALQPPPQSSEGLVGALMHVMQKRSRAIHSSDEGEDQAGDEDEDDEWDD
- the WAS gene encoding wiskott-Aldrich syndrome protein isoform X1, whose product is MSGGPMGGRPGGRGAPAVQQNIPSTLLQDHENQRLFEMLGRKCLTLATAVVQLYLALPPGAEHWTKEHCGAVCFVKDNPQKSYFIRLYGLQAGRLLWEQELYSQLVYSTPTPFFHTFAGDDCQAGLNFADEGEAQAFRALVQEKIQKRNQRQSGDRRQLPPPPPPANEERRGGLPPLPPHPGGDQGGPPVGPLSLGLATVDIQNPDITSSRYRGLPAPGPSPADKKRSGKKKISKADIGAPSGFKHVTHVGWDPQNGFDVNNLDPDLRSLFSRAGISEAQLTDAETSKLIYDFIEDQGGLEAVRQEMRRQEPLPPPPPPSRGGNQPPRPPIVGGNKGRSGPLPPVPLGVAPPPPTPRGPPPPGRGGPPPPPPPATGRSGPPPPPPPGAGGPPMPPPPPPPPPPPPSSGNGPAPPLLPPALVPAGGLAPGGGRGALLDQIRQGIQLNKTPGAPESSALQPPPQSSEGLVGALMHVMQKRSRAIHSSDEGEDQAGDEDEDDEWDD